From a single Lolium rigidum isolate FL_2022 chromosome 7, APGP_CSIRO_Lrig_0.1, whole genome shotgun sequence genomic region:
- the LOC124670511 gene encoding transcription factor ILI1-like: MSSSSRRSRSRRAGTSVSSSSSRSISEDQISDLLSKLEALLPDSQARNGAHRGPASRVLQETCSYIRSLHREVDDLSETLAALLASDAVTAEQAAVIRSLLM, from the exons ATGTCGTCGAGCAGCCGGAGGTCACGCTCGCGGCGCGCCGGGACCTCggtgtcgtcgtcatcgtcgaggTCGATCTCGGAGGACCAGATCTCCGACCTCCTCTCCAAGCTGGAGGCGCTGCTCCCCGACTCCCAGgcccgcaatggcgctcacagg GGGCCGGCGTCGAGGGTGCTGCAGGAGACGTGCAGCTACATCCGGAGCCTGCACCGGGAGGTGGACGACCTCAGCGAGACGCTCGCCGCGCTGCTCGCCTCCGACGCCGTCACAGCCGAACAGGCCGCCGTCATCCGGAGCCTCCTCATGTGA